The following proteins are co-located in the Pan troglodytes isolate AG18354 chromosome 5, NHGRI_mPanTro3-v2.0_pri, whole genome shotgun sequence genome:
- the NMBR gene encoding neuromedin-B receptor isoform X3: MPSKSLSNLSVTTGANESGSVPEGWERDFLPASDGTTAELVIRCVIPSLYLLIITVGLLGNIILVKIFITNSAMRSVPNIFISNLAAGDLLLLLTCVPVDASRYFFDEWMFGKVGCKLIPVIQLTSVGVSVFTLTALSADRYRAIVNPMDMQTSGALLWTCVKAMGVWVVSVLLAVPEAVFSEVARISSLDNSSFTACIPYPQTDELHPKIHSVLIFLVYFLIPLAIISIYYYHIAKTLIKSAHNFPGEYNEHTKKQMETRKRLAKIVLVFVGCFIFCWFPNHILYMYRSFNYNEIDPSLGHMIVTLVARVLSFGNSCVNPFALYLLSESFRRHFNSQLCCGRKSYQERGTSYLLSSSVVRMTSLKSNAKNMVTNSVLLNGHSMKQETAL; the protein is encoded by the exons ATGCCCTCTAAGTCTCTTTCCAACCTCTCGGTGACCACCGGCGCGAATGAGAGCGGTTCCGTTCCCGAGGGGTGGGAAAGGGATTTCCTGCCGGCCTCGGACGGGACCACCGCGGAGTTGGTGATCCGCTGTGTGATCCCGTCCCTCTACCTGCTCATCATCACCGTGGGCTTGCTGGGCAACATCATACTGGTGAAGATCTTCATCACCAACAGCGCCATGAGGAGCGTCCCCAACATCTTCATCTCTAACCTGGCGGCCGGGgacttgctgctgctgctcaccTGCGTCCCGGTGGACGCCTCGCGCTACTTCTTCGACGAGTGGATGTTTGGCAAGGTGGGCTGCAAACTGATCCCTGTCATCCAGCTCACTTCCGTGGGGGTTTCCGTGTTCACTCTCACTGCCCTCAGCGCCGACAG GTACAGAGCCATCGTTAACCCCATGGACATGCAGACGTCAGGGGCATTGCTGTGGACCTGTGTGAAGGCCATGGGTGTCTGGGTGGTCTCCGTGTTGCTGGCAGTTCCCGAAGCGGTGTTTTCAGAAGTGGCGCGCATCAGTAGCTTGGATAATAGCAGCTTCACAGCATGTATCCCATACCCTCAAACAGATGAATTACATCCAAAGATTCATTCAGTGCTCATTTTCTTGGTCTATTTCCTCATACCACTTGCTATTATtagcatttattattatcatattgCAAAGACCTTAATTAAAAGCGCACACAATTTTCCTGGAGAATACAACGAACATACCAAAAAACAG ATGGAAACACGGAAACGCCTGGCTAAAATTGTGCTTGTCTTTGTGGGCTGTTTCATCTTCTGTTGGTTTCCAAACCACATCCTTTACATGTATCGGTCTTTCAACTATAATGAGATTGATCCATCTCTAGGCCACATGATTGTCACCTTAGTTGCCCGGGTTCTCAGTTTTGGCAATTCTTGTGTCAATCCATTTGCTCTTTACCTACTCAGTGAAAGCTTCAGGAGGCATTTCAACAGCCAACTCTGCTGTGGGAGGAAGTCCTATCAAGAGAGAGGAACCAGCTACCTACTCAGCTCTTCAGTGGTGCGTATGACATCTCTGAAAAGCAATGCTAAGAACATGGTGACCAATTCTGTTTTACTAAATGGGCACAGCATGAAGCAGGAAACGGCACTGTGA
- the NMBR gene encoding neuromedin-B receptor isoform X1 → MDMQTSGALLWTCVKAMGVWVVSVLLAVPEAVFSEVARISSLDNSSFTACIPYPQTDELHPKIHSVLIFLVYFLIPLAIISIYYYHIAKTLIKSAHNFPGEYNEHTKKQMETRKRLAKIVLVFVGCFIFCWFPNHILYMYRSFNYNEIDPSLGHMIVTLVARVLSFGNSCVNPFALYLLSESFRRHFNSQLCCGRKSYQERGTSYLLSSSVVRMTSLKSNAKNMVTNSVLLNGHSMKQETAL, encoded by the exons ATGGACATGCAGACGTCAGGGGCATTGCTGTGGACCTGTGTGAAGGCCATGGGTGTCTGGGTGGTCTCCGTGTTGCTGGCAGTTCCCGAAGCGGTGTTTTCAGAAGTGGCGCGCATCAGTAGCTTGGATAATAGCAGCTTCACAGCATGTATCCCATACCCTCAAACAGATGAATTACATCCAAAGATTCATTCAGTGCTCATTTTCTTGGTCTATTTCCTCATACCACTTGCTATTATtagcatttattattatcatattgCAAAGACCTTAATTAAAAGCGCACACAATTTTCCTGGAGAATACAACGAACATACCAAAAAACAG ATGGAAACACGGAAACGCCTGGCTAAAATTGTGCTTGTCTTTGTGGGCTGTTTCATCTTCTGTTGGTTTCCAAACCACATCCTTTACATGTATCGGTCTTTCAACTATAATGAGATTGATCCATCTCTAGGCCACATGATTGTCACCTTAGTTGCCCGGGTTCTCAGTTTTGGCAATTCTTGTGTCAATCCATTTGCTCTTTACCTACTCAGTGAAAGCTTCAGGAGGCATTTCAACAGCCAACTCTGCTGTGGGAGGAAGTCCTATCAAGAGAGAGGAACCAGCTACCTACTCAGCTCTTCAGTGGTGCGTATGACATCTCTGAAAAGCAATGCTAAGAACATGGTGACCAATTCTGTTTTACTAAATGGGCACAGCATGAAGCAGGAAACGGCACTGTGA